A genomic stretch from Arachis stenosperma cultivar V10309 chromosome 3, arast.V10309.gnm1.PFL2, whole genome shotgun sequence includes:
- the LOC130965794 gene encoding uncharacterized protein LOC130965794, translating into MARNGETHVPTMLIIIVCFAIIVEFHGTVFKQFWTLPYYVAAENLKECYEKCRILYQNNSKEKEQCRERCRAKYPEISDNPLKACILECKKLHPNPTPFQKCRKKCYETFQQNPDDARRDCVYRCMVIFGNDKIMFEECKKGCYNTFPPTL; encoded by the exons ATGGCTAGGAATGGGGAGACACATGTACCAACAATGTTGATAATTATTGTTTGTTTTGCTATTATTGTTGAATTTCACGGCACTGTTTTTAAACAATTTTGGACTCTGCCTTATTATGTAGCAGCTGAAAATCTAAAAGAATGTTATGAAAAGTGTAGGATACTTTATCAGAACAactcaaaagaaaaagagcaatgCAGAGAAAGATGTCGTGCTAAGTACCCGGAAATTTCTG ATAATCCTCTAAAGGCATGTATACTTGAGTGCAAGAAACTCCATCCAAACCCAACACCGTTTCAAAAGTGCAGAAAGAAATGTTATGAGACATTCCAGCAAAATCCTG ATGATGCTCGGAGGGATTGTGTCTATAGATGCATGGTAATATTTGGGAATGATAAGATAATGTTCGAAGAATGCAAAAAGGGATGCTATAATACATTTCCGCCAACACTGTAA